Below is a genomic region from Mycolicibacterium neworleansense.
AGGTGCCCGCCAGGTCACCGGCCAATTCGGTCAACGATGTCACTTCGGTGCTCATACTCGCCCCTGCCCGAAACATAACTGACTTCTGTTATGGTTCGCACTATGGCACGGGCCCCGATCGGACGTCAACAGTTGCTCGACGCCGCCCGCGACGAACTCGTCCAAGGAAACGGTGTCTTCGAACTCAGCGGACTGACCCGCCGCGCCGGGCTCAGCACCGGTGCCCTTTACCACCACTTCGGGTCCAAGAGCGGACTTCTAACCGCGATCTACGACGGCTTCTACGACGGGCTGCGCCACGCTATCGCCGATGCCCATCTACCCGCCGGCGACTGGGCCACCCGCGAACGTGACCGCACCCACCGCTTCGTGGCCTACCACCTCGCCGACCCATTGGCGCCAATTCTGCTGAACCGCACCGCCAGTGACCCACAGTTGACCGAACTCGAAGCCGCCTACATCCGCGACCTGATCGACAACGCGGCCGCCAACGTCCGCCACGGCCAGCGTCTGGGTGAACTCCCGCCCGATCTGGACCCCGGCAGCGCCGGCGCTTACGTCATCGGGGGTCTACGCCACGGCATCGCTCAGCAACTCCGTGTCACTCCGACGCCGAACGCCGATGAGGCCACCCAGACGCTGTGGCACTTCACCGCTGCCGTCCTCGGCATCGTGTAGGGCGGCAATCCCAGTCAGCGCCGGTCATCTTGACCGCGTCCGGCGATGCGGCCCAAGGCGGAGATACCCGGGATATTCGTCAA
It encodes:
- a CDS encoding TetR/AcrR family transcriptional regulator, which encodes MARAPIGRQQLLDAARDELVQGNGVFELSGLTRRAGLSTGALYHHFGSKSGLLTAIYDGFYDGLRHAIADAHLPAGDWATRERDRTHRFVAYHLADPLAPILLNRTASDPQLTELEAAYIRDLIDNAAANVRHGQRLGELPPDLDPGSAGAYVIGGLRHGIAQQLRVTPTPNADEATQTLWHFTAAVLGIV